Within Serratia odorifera, the genomic segment CGATGCCACCGCTGCCCAGCAGCCCGCTTTTTTTCTTCTCGTCCAGTCGGTAATGCGTGTCGCTCTCGGTGGCCGCGCCCAATATCGACGTTATGGCCGGCCTGCAGGTTTACATCCCGGTCGGCGGCAATGGCCGATCCGCTGACCGTCAGGTCATTGCCGGCGGTAACGCTGACGCCGTCGCCACTCAGCAGCGTGCCTTTCTCTCGCGTGGTCGCATCACGCGCCACGCTAAGGCTGCTTCTTTTTTTCAGGAAGCCTTTTTTCTCCGAATATGCTTCGCTGTAGTACGACTCGCGTTCGGTGGCGGTATTGAGATTCACATCCCGCTTCGCCTGTAAGGCAATACCGCCCTGGTCACTGTGCAGGGCGCTTGCCGTGGCGGTGATGCTCCCTTGCTGCGCCACTACCGTAACACCGTCGCGCCCGCTGAGCGTGCTGCCCAGCACGTTTTCACGCAGGGTCTCTTCGGCGTACTGACCTTTGGTTTTCCGCCCGCGACTCTCCTCTCTGGAGACGCGATGCTCACTGTCGGTGGTGTGATCGAGGATCACATCCCGTTTCGCCTGCAAGGCAATCCCGCCCTGGCCACTGTGCAGCGCACTGCCAGTCACGGTCAGGTCCCCTTCACGACCGATGATGGTCACTCCCTGCTGGCCACTGAAGGTGCTGCCGATACTGATTGCACGTTCGGTTTGCTCTTCGCGGTGGCTTTTGGTCTTGCCACGACGCTTGTTTTCGCTGTCCTGATCTTGCGTGCGGATGCGCGCGTCCTTGATGGTCACGTCCTGCGCACTGACGCCAATGCGCCCCTCTTGGCTAACAACTTGGGCACCTTCTGCCAGCAGTTGGTTGCCCGCCACCAGGGTAATCCCCCGGTCACCGCTCAGGCTGCTGAGCGTCAGGCGCTCTTCCTGACGGTGGTTGTTGACCGACGACGTGCGGCTGCTGGCGCCCAGTTGCGTGGTGTTGATGGTGGTTTCGGCCTGAATGTTGATATCATTCCCGGCCTGCACGCGGGTGCTGCCGGCAGCCCCGACCTGACTGCCGGAGAGCGCCACGTCCCGCCCGGCCGACAGGCTGAGGTTGCCACCGGCGTTAAGCTCACTGCCCAACGCCTGCTGCCATTGGCCGCTGACCTGCGCCATGCGTGAACCGGCCTGTTCGGTGCCGCCACGGGTACGATTACCCATAGAGCCAGAGATGACGTCAAGATCGGCAGTATGGCTGCTCTTCGCAGCGCTAATGGTCAGGTCGTTGCGGGCACTGAGGCTGAGTGTGTCCGTAGCATCGAGCTTCGCCCCAGAAAGCCGGATATCCGCACCGCGCAGACGAATGTCGCCGGCGCTGATCGTCGCCTGGCGTAACGCATCCTGTAAATTGGTACTCACGGTCAGGCTGTCGGCCTGCACATCAATGCTGTCGGCCTTGATAACACCGCCCTGGTGCAACCACTGCCCGGCGTCGACCAAAAGGGCCTGGGTCGGCCAACAGGTTTGCCGCATTGGTGATGCTGTTGGCCGAGAGTTGCAGATTACCACCGCCAATCAGCGCACCATCGCCGCTCAGGCGCAGCGTGGTCTGTGCCAGATACACCTTCGGCACCCACACCGTCTGCGGGGCCGTTTTGGCTCGCGACCGTTTCACTGACCAGCCAGACGATATCCTGTTGCAATGCCGCGATCTGCGCCGGCGTCAGCGCGATCCCCGGCACCAGTTGGAAATCTTGCGCCACTTTCGTGCCGTTATTCATCAACTGCTGGTATTGCGTCATTGCATCCCATCCTTTGACGGACGGTTTGCCGGTGAGCTTCAGTACCTGCTCACGCACCAGACGCTGTTCGTAAAAACCGTCCCCCAGGCGTTTATGGGCCTGCGCCGGGTCATAGCCCAGGCGTTTGAGCATATAGTCACTGCTGATGAACTTATCGCGGCGGGTAAAGCGTTCGTCGGTCACCACCAGAAACGGGCTACCGACCGCCGTATGCTGGCTGAACAGACCGTTATTGGGGATAAAGGTGGCCACATTATCCAGGTGCTGCAGCTGAGTCAGCGCCAGTTCCGCCGGTAGCAACGGACGCCCAGCGGCGATGGCGTCACCGCCGCGGGCGACGTGGGCTGTTCGGCTGGCGTAAGCTGGGTATCGCCATCAGGTCGGGCTGCGCCCTCCACCGTGAAGGCCAGTGGATTGCGATCGAGTTCGGCGCGTTCGGCGTCCACGGCGTTTAATGCCGCCTCGAGCCGGCTGGTTTGCGCCTGATTGACCGTGATGTTGGTGGATGCTGGCCCCGCTGATGGTGACCGAGCCGTTACCGGTGATAACCCCGTCAAGGGTTGCCAGCGCCGTGGTCTCGTCGCGGTTAAACGTCGGATACCAGTGATGCGTATCCTTGTCGTAGTGGTCGACAATAAACGCCTGACGCCGTTCGTTAACCGAATAACCCCGGTTGTCCACGCTGCCACCGCCATCCTGTGTCAGGTTGCCATTAGCCGTAATGATGCTGGCGTCATTGAACAACTGACCGGTGATGCGTAGCACCAGGTTGCCTCCCGCCAGCATACGCGCCCCGATGCCTTCAGAGACCAGTTTGTCGCGCGTCAGCGTACCGCTCTCGCTACGCTCGCGGAAGTTGTTGTAATCGGTGACAAACGGTGCGCTGTCGATATCGACATGCATCCCGGGATCCCAGGTCATCACCTGCGTCCAGTCATGCTCCCAATGGAAGCCGTTTTGATAAGGGGTCGGGATGGCCGCCAGCTGATTTCCCCCACGCGTTTCGTAAAACGTCATGGCATAGCTGCCATCGGCGTCAGGTTTAAGCGCCAGATAGTTGACCCACAGGTCAATCAGTTGGCCGCTGCTGTCCTTGACCAGCACCTGCGCACGCTTGCCGACAGCGTCGATGGTCAGCAGGGTGCCGAAGCGGTTGGTTTGCGCCGCCGTGTCATCCTGGAAGGTTAGCCGTTGGGTGATCGGCGCCATGGTGATTTTATCGGGGTTGACCTGTGAGCCGTAGGAGCGCCAGTAATAGTTGTAGCGGTGCCATTTGTAATCGCGTTTATCCACCGCGCGCTCAATCACCAGACCTTGCCGCAGATTGTCCAGCCGCCGGGCTTCGATCATAACGTCGCCGTCCGCTTCGATAACGCTGGCCCGGTTTTCAATCAGATCATCACTGTGCAGCTGCAGGCGGTCTGCGCTATAGAGCAGAGCACCGTCCCGGTTGGTCAAACGCTCGCCGGTCTGCAGCGTCAGGCTTTGGCTCGCCGCCATCACCGCCGGTTGTCCGTGG encodes:
- a CDS encoding hemagglutinin repeat-containing protein — its product is MRQTCWPTQALLVDAGQWLHQGGVIKADSIDVQADSLTVSTNLQDALRQATISAGDIRLRGADIRLSGAKLDATDTLSLSARNDLTISAAKSSHTADLDVISGSMGNRTRGGTEQAGSRMAQVSGQWQQALGSELNAGGNLSLSAGRDVALSGSQVGAAGSTRVQAGNDINIQAETTINTTQLGASSRTSSVNNHRQEERLTLSSLSGDRGITLVAGNQLLAEGAQVVSQEGRIGVSAQDVTIKDARIRTQDQDSENKRRGKTKSHREEQTERAISIGSTFSGQQGVTIIGREGDLTVTGSALHSGQGGIALQAKRDVILDHTTDSEHRVSREESRGRKTKGQYAEETLRENVLGSTLSGRDGVTVVAQQGSITATASALHSDQGGIALQAKRDVNLNTATERESYYSEAYSEKKGFLKKRSSLSVARDATTREKGTLLSGDGVSVTAGNDLTVSGSAIAADRDVNLQAGHNVDIGRGHRERHALPTGREEKKRAAGQRWHRFHARQAVEQT
- a CDS encoding S-layer family protein; amino-acid sequence: MLPAELALTQLQHLDNVATFIPNNGLFSQHTAVGSPFLVVTDERFTRRDKFISSDYMLKRLGYDPAQAHKRLGDGFYEQRLVREQVLKLTGKPSVKGWDAMTQYQQLMNNGTKVAQDFQLVPGIALTPAQIAALQQDIVWLVSETVASQNGPADGVGAEGVSGTDHAAPERRWCADWRW